The segment TTAACACTGTTATATCTAATAAAGTTAACTTGTTATCAGGGCCAGGTTGCCCGGTATGCGTTACCAGTAAGGAGTATATAGATGCAGCAGTAGAATTAGCCTTAAAAGGTATTACAGTAGTTACTTTTGGAGACCTGATTAAAGTAAAAGGGACTTATAAAAGTTTAGCTATGGAAAAATCAGAAGGAAGGGATATAAGGGTAATATATTCTGTTAGTGAAGTTTTTAAGATAGCCAAAGAAATGTCTAAAAGTGAAGTGGTTTTTCTTGGAGTAGGTTTTGAAACTACAGCTCCTTTAATTGGATACCTTGTTGAAAAGGCCTATGAAAAAAATATTTCAAATTTATCATTTTTAACTTCTATTAAAGTCATGCCTCCAATACTTGAAAAAATTTTAAGCAGTAAAAATAAAAATATTCATGGAATAATTTGTCCTGGAAATGTTGCAGTTATAACTGGATCTAATAGTTTTAAATTTATATATAAAAAATATTCTATACCTTCAGTGGTATGTGGATTTGAAGCAATAGAAATACTTGGGGGAATCTATTTTTTAATTAAAGAAATATATAAAAAGAGTCTGGATTCTCCTTCTAAAGGATTAGAAAATTTATATAGAGGATTTGTAAGTCCCTTTGGAAATCAATATGCAAAAAATACAATTAAAAAGATATTTAAAGTTGAAGATGGATTTTGGAGAGGTATTGGAAAAGTCAAAGCTTCTGCATTAGTTATAAGAGATGAATATTCCTCTTTTGATGCAGTTTCAAAATATAATTTACAAGGATATTTCAAGAAAAATATTGATTCTAGGGAGGGAGAGAAAAAAGATAATTGTAGATGCCAAGATGTATTGCTTGGAAATATAAATCCCTTCCAATGTAAGCTTTTTAGAAATAAATGCACTCCAATAGATCCTTGTGGTCCATGTATGGTATCTTCTGAAGGAGCTTGCAGAGCATACTACAAATATGGTTATAAAGATTTAAAAAATTAAAATTATAAAGTAGGTGAACAAATTAATGCAGGAGGATATTGTTAAACTCATTCATGGAGAAGGAGGAAAATACACTGAAGATCTAATTAGAGAAGTTTTCTATAAGGATTTTAATAATGACATTTTATTAAAGAATACAGATTCTGCTTTAATAAATTTGCCCTCAAAAATATTGCATTTACAACAGATTCCTTTGTTGTAAATCCCATATTTTTTAGAGGAGGAGATATTGGTAAATTGGCAGTATCGGGAACAATAAATGATTTAGTTACATGTGGTGCAGAGCCTTTATATTTAAGTACAGGATTTATTATAGAAGAAGGATTTAAGATACAAGATTTAATTAAAATTACAAAGTCTATGGGGGATACTCTTAAACTCTCTAATGTGAAAATAGTTACAGGAGATACAAAGGTTGTTCCAAAGGGAAAGGCAGACAAGATATATATAAACACTACGGGAATAGGAATTGTGGATAAGTACAAGCCTTTAGATATAGAGCCTGGGGATAAAATAATAATAACAGGAACTATAGGAGAGCATGGAACGGCAATAGCTGTAGATAGATATAATTTAGAGGTTAAAGGAAATATAAAAAGTGATTGTAGACCTTTAAATAATCTTTTAGATACTTTAAAAAAATATTATGGCTCTATTAAATTTATGAGAGATCCAACAAGAGGAGGGGTAGCACAGGTATTAAACGAAATAGGAAAATCTTATAATTTAGGAATACATCTTTTAGAAAATAAAATTCCCATAAGAAAAGAAGTTAAGGCTATAAACGATCTTTTGGGTATTAATCCCCTTTATTTAGCCTGTGAAGGAAGGCTTATAATAGTTGTAAAAGAAAAGACTTCTTCGGAATTGCTTCAGGATTTAATAAAAGAAGGTAACTCTGATGCTAGTATTATAGGGGAGTTTACAGGGGAAAATAAATTTGTATTTATTGAAAATGATTTTGGGGGAAAGAGAATACTAGGACCGCTAGAAAGTAAGATTCTACCAAGAATTTGTTAATGTTTACACTAAGTTTTTCTATATAAAAATCCTATCTAGCGTAGGAAAGTAATATATTGCTAAAGAAACAGTTGAACATGTTACTGAAAGGAATGGTTTTAAAGCAATATATTATTGCCAAAGCTAGGTAGCATTTTATGTAAATCTAAATTAATATATAAAAGATTTTACTCTATATTATATTTTTTACACTTTAAAGAAACAGTTCTATGAGTTACTCCTAAAGCTTTGGCTGCCCTATTGTAGCTTCCATACTTTTTCATAGCTATTTTAACTATTTCTTTTTCATATTCTTCTAAAGAAAGCAATTCACCATTTACTAGATTTATTAAACTGTCATTTTTGCTACTGATATTAGTAATATGAAAAGGTAAATCCTTAGGTGTTATTAAATTTCCATCACACATATTCATGGCCCTTTCAATTATGTTTTCAAGTTCTCTAATGTTGCCTGGCCAATGATATTTTTCTAAATAAAGTATGCAATCCCTTGTTATACCCCTTACATTTTTATTTAAACTTTTATTGAGTTTCTCAATGAAATGCTCAACAAGTAAATTAATATCTTCTTTTCTGTCTTTAAGAGGCGGTAGAGTAATATTTATTACATTTAACCTATAGTATAGGTCTTCTCTAAAGGTGTTATCTTTTATCATAGATTCTAAATCTCGATTAGTAGCTGCAATGACTCTAACATCTACCTTCTGTGTTTTAATACCACCTATGCTTTCAAATTCTTTTTCTTGTAAGACTCTTAAGAGCTTAACTTGCATAGAAACGGGCATATCCCCAATTTCATCTAAAAATATAGTGCCGCCATGGGCTAATAAAAATTTTCCAGGTTTACTTTTAAGTGCCCCTGTAAAAGAACCTTTTTCATAGCCGAAAAGCTCGCTTTCTAATAGATTTTCTGGTATTGCAGCACAATTTACTCTTACAAAAGGCTTATTTTTTCTTGTTCCATTGTAATGTATGCTTTTTGCAATAACTTCTTTTCCAGTACCGCTTTCACCTCTTATTAAAACTGTGGAAGAGGATATAGAAGCTTTTTCAGCTATGTAAAGTACTTCCTTTAAAGAGCCGCTGTTTCCTATAATGTCTTTAAAGGATTTAGTAAGATTTGCTTGTCTTCTTATCTCATCTTTATAGTACTCTATTTCTTCTTGAGACTTTTCTAATTTATTTAGTAAATCTTTCATTTCGCTTAAAGGCTTTGAGATTGAGATTATACCTTTGAATTCCTTATCAATAAATATAGGTTCTATAGTTGAAACTACTCGGGTTTTTCCTTTTTGTGTAAAATATTTTCTATTTTTTCTTTGGATTTAAAGACTTTCATTCTAAGTCCTTTTGGAGATATGTCTTTTAAATCACTGCCAAGAAAAATGTCTTTGTTAATGTTAAAATAGTTTTCATAGGCAGGATTTAAATAACTTAATTTTCTATGTTCATCTACAAAACAAATTAAATCATGAGAAGCTTCTAGAATTTTGTTTAATTTTTCATTTAATTCTTTTATACCAATAACTTCGGATATATCTTGAAATATCCCCATTGCCCCTAATAACTCATTGTTTTTTCCTAAAATAGGGGTTCTGTTAGCTATAACAATTTTATCTTCTATATGTTGAACTTTACCAATTTGGCGTTTTTTTCTTTTATTACTAAAGGTAAATCAGAAGTTGGAATTATATCTTTAACATATTTTCCATAGACTTCAGATGGAGATTTTTTTATTAGATTTAGAGAATAATTATTAATAGTGACTATTCTAGAATTGGTGTCAACTACTAATATGCCAATTGGCATATTACTTATTATTTGTTCGTTGGCAATAGTATTTTGCTCAATTAATTCATCGATTTGTGACATATTGTTATTTGAAATTAGATCTTCGCATATAAAATCATACATTTCATTTAAAGCCTTTTGTGCCCTATCATTTTCTTCACGAGAAGATAGTTCAATACTATCACCTTGTTTTATTTTTAGAGAAAGTAGGGCAAGCATACTAATTCCAAAAGGTTCAGAATTAGAGTTTAGCTTTTTTAAATACAAATTAACATTGTATTTTGATTTTATTTCGGAAGCTTTAAGTACAATCATGGCTGCAATTCGTGTATGCACCCCGCTACTTAGGTCAATTAAAATATTCTTTTTAAGCATAAGCATACCTCCTTATGATACTTTTTATCAAAAGGCAATTAATCTATGATAAAAAGTATCAACTAAATTTTATAATAAAAAAACCGTATAGTCTATGGGAATTTGTAGATTTTGATGTAAAATATAATTATAATAAAAAAACAGTGATAAATTTTATCAATGTACATGTTATATTTACCATTTGAGAATAAATAAGGCTAAAAAAATATAAGCATAGTTTGTTATATTATAGTTTTTAATTGCTTAGAAAGCTTAAATAAATATCTTTATGGTAAAAATAAAAAATATTGTATATAATAATATTTTGGCACGAAAAATGCTAAAATATATTATAGTATAAAATTAAATAAATTTGTAAATATAATTTTAAGAGATTATTAAATCGTTTAAAGCTTTTTAGCAAATTCATAAAAATATTTAACATAATGTAGTATTAAACTTTAGGAGGAATTTTTTAATGATGAAAAAAGGTATTTCAGCATCAAAAGGTTATGCCATTGGTAAAGTGTTTTTAAAAAAAGAAGAAAAGGTTTCAGTTGTAGAAAGAAAAATTGAAGATGTTGCTGGTGAAATAGAAAGATTAAAAGAAGCGGCTAGAGCTTCTAAAGAGCAGCTGATGAAGATAAAAGAAAAAGCAGAAAAAGAAGTAGGAGCGGAGAAGGCAGCTGTATTTGAAAGTCATATGATGCTTTTAGATGATCCAGAATTTACTGGTGCTATAGAAATGAACATAGAAAATAGCTTTGTAAATGCTGAAAAAGCTTTACAAGATGTTACAGACATGTACATGGGAATTTTTGCAGCTATGGAAGATGAATACATGAGAGAAAGAGCTGCAGATGTTAAAGACGTTTCAAATAGAATATTAAAGAATCTAGCAGGAGTAGGAGAAGGAGATTTAGGAAATGTTGATGCAAATACTGTAGTAGTTGCAAATGACCTAACACCTTCAGATACAGCACAGCTTGATAAGACTAAAGTTATTGGATTTTTAACTGATATAGGAGGAAGAACTTCTCACAGTGCTATAATGGCTAGAACTCTTGAAATACCAGCTATAGTTGGTCTTAAAGACATAACTCAAACTGTAAAAAATGGTGATGTAGTCATAGTTGATGGTATTGAAGGAATAGTTGAGATAAATCCTGATGAAAAAACTATGAAAAAATACGAAGAAAAGAAACTAGTTTTTGAAAAAGAACAAGAAGAACTTAAAAAATTAAAGAACACTAAAACTGTTACAAAACAAGGTAAGCGCATAGAGGTTGTTGGAAACATAGGGAAACCAGAAGATGTTCACCAAGTGCTTGAAAATGGTGGAGATGGAGTTGGTTTATTTAGAACTGAATTCTTATATATGGATAGAGAAGATATGCCAACAGAAGATGAACAGTTTGAATCTTATAAATATGTAGCTGAAAAATTAGAAGGAAAACCAGTTGTTATAAGAACTCTTGACATAGGTGGAGATAAGCAGCTTCCATATTTACCACTACCAAAGGAAATGAATCCATTCTTAGGATATAGAGCAATCAGACTTTGCCTAGATAAAAAGGATGTATTTAAAATTCAATTAAGAGCTTTATTAAGAGCATCAGCTTATGGAAACATAAAGATTATGTTCCCAATGATCTCTTGTGTTAAAGAATTTTTAGATGCAAAAGCTGTATTAAAAGAATGTATGGAAGAGTTAAAAGCTGAGGGAAAAGCATATAATGAAAATTTAGAGGTTGGTATGATGGTTGAAATACCGGCTGCGGCAGTTGCTGCAGATGAATTTATGAAATATGCTGATTTCTTTAGTATTGGAACTAATGATTTAATTCAATACACTTTAGCTGCAGATAGAATGAATGAAAAAGTATCTTACCTTTATGATCCACTACATCCAGCAATACTTGCTTTAATTAAAAATACTATTGAAGCATCACATAGAGCAGGAAAATGGTGTGGAATGTGCGGAGAAGTAGCAGGAGATGAAAGAGTAATTCCTATTCTTGTAGAGTATGGATTAGATGAATTTTCAATGAGTGCAACTTCAATATTAAAATCAAAACAAATAATAATGAATACTGAAATCTAATAAAAAATAGCCCTCCACATTTTAGTGGGGGGCTATTTTTTACCTTCCCATAATGACTATATTGGTGTAAAATTTTAGTGTAAGATATCTTAATTAATATTAGAGGTGTGAAATGGACAAATCTATAAAATTTTACAAAAGATCAATAGAGCTTTATGAAAAAGGATATATTGATAAGGCAATAAATATATGCAATAAAAGCGTAGGAATAAACAGAAAAAACAAATCATCCATGAGCTTTTTAGGACTTCTTTACTACTTAAAAGGGGATCTTAATTTAGCAAAGAAAAATTGGGATATGAATTATAAGTATAATAAAGACATGGTTTCTAAAAAATATTTAGAAAATATAGAACAAGATAAAATAAGATATAAGTTATATATAGAAGCAGTAAGATTTTACAATAAACTTAAAATAAATGAGGCACTAGAAATTCTAAATAAATGTGAAGATAGTGACTTTAATTCTATAAATGTACATAATTATCTTTGTTTTTGCCATATAAAAAAAGGTAACTATGAAAAAGCAATAATTTCTCTTGATAAGGTACTTAGTTTAGATAGAAAAAATGCAATTGCACTGGAAAATAAAAAAATGTTAGTTAATTATGGAATTATGAAAAGAAAAATAAGCCTAAATAGAGTTTCTATATGGATAGCCTTATTGGTAGTAATTGTGGCTTCTAGTTTTGCAGTAAAGAATTTATACTTTAATAATAAAAAAGCACAGATTAGTGTAAATAACAAAGTGTATAAAGATGAACATAAAAAAAACAAAGAGTCTTTGAAAACTACAAGTACTAAAAAAGAAAAAGAGAAAACAAATACAAAAATTAAGGAAAACAAAGAAATAGTTAAGAAAAAAACAGTTGCAGAAAGTTCTAAAACTGATAAGTTCAATATGGATGCAGTAAAAAAATACTGTGACAACAGTGATTTTAACAGTTTATATAATTATATAAATTTGTATAAAAGAAATTCCTTAACCATTAATGAAAAGGTTGCATATGATAAAGGAGTTGAACTTTTGAAAACTAAAGGGGTAGAATATTTTTACAATAACTCCTTAGAAAACATTAAAAGTCATAGGGTTAATGAGGCTAAGACTAGTTTGATAAAAGCTTATAGTTATTCAAAAGGTAGTTTTTTAAGAGAGCATATAGTGTACTTCCTAGGTGATACTTACGAAAAAGATGAAGATGCCAAAAATGCACTTAAATATTATAGTGAGTATTATAAAGACAATCCTAAGGGTTCTTATATTGAAGCTGTTATTTACAAATTAGCTATTCTAAATAACTATGAAGATAAAACTCTTTCAAAAAATATGCAAAAGAGCTAACTTATAGTTATCCAAAGTCAATATTTAACAATTCAAAAATAAAAGAAATACTTAATAATTAGATAATCCGTATCCTTATAAATATTAGTTTTAGTAAGTGAGGGTTTTCTTAGAATTTTATTAGTCTAATAATAAATTTTTAGCTAAATTTATGTAGATAAAAAAATTTATTATGCCTTATAAAAGCCATTGACTTTGATAATAATAAAGGGTAGAATATAAATATAAAGGATACCCCACAGGGGTATGCAGGAGGGGATAATATGGTGAAAGAAATTAAATCAAACAGTTTTAACGATGAAGTATTAAAGGAAAATGTACCGGTTGTAGTTGACTTTTGGGCTAGTTGGTGTGGCCCTTGCAAGATGCTAGGACCTGTTATAGAGGAAGTTTCAAAAGAGATTGATAATAAAGCCAAATTTGTAAAAGTAAATGTAGATGAAAATCCTGATTTAGCTCAGCAATATGGAATTGCAAGTATTCCTACAGTAATGGTATTTAAAGGTGGAGCTATAGTGGATAACATGGTAGGTTTTAGACCTAAAAATGAACTTAAAAAAGTAATAGAGAGACATATTTAAAGAAGGTGTAAAATGTCGGAACGTTATGATATAGCTATAATTGGCAGTGGTCC is part of the Haloimpatiens sp. FM7315 genome and harbors:
- the hypD gene encoding hydrogenase formation protein HypD — its product is MEFQKVIKNINLYADLINKDRINIMEVCGTHTNSIAKYGINTVISNKVNLLSGPGCPVCVTSKEYIDAAVELALKGITVVTFGDLIKVKGTYKSLAMEKSEGRDIRVIYSVSEVFKIAKEMSKSEVVFLGVGFETTAPLIGYLVEKAYEKNISNLSFLTSIKVMPPILEKILSSKNKNIHGIICPGNVAVITGSNSFKFIYKKYSIPSVVCGFEAIEILGGIYFLIKEIYKKSLDSPSKGLENLYRGFVSPFGNQYAKNTIKKIFKVEDGFWRGIGKVKASALVIRDEYSSFDAVSKYNLQGYFKKNIDSREGEKKDNCRCQDVLLGNINPFQCKLFRNKCTPIDPCGPCMVSSEGACRAYYKYGYKDLKN
- the ptsP gene encoding phosphoenolpyruvate--protein phosphotransferase, which codes for MMKKGISASKGYAIGKVFLKKEEKVSVVERKIEDVAGEIERLKEAARASKEQLMKIKEKAEKEVGAEKAAVFESHMMLLDDPEFTGAIEMNIENSFVNAEKALQDVTDMYMGIFAAMEDEYMRERAADVKDVSNRILKNLAGVGEGDLGNVDANTVVVANDLTPSDTAQLDKTKVIGFLTDIGGRTSHSAIMARTLEIPAIVGLKDITQTVKNGDVVIVDGIEGIVEINPDEKTMKKYEEKKLVFEKEQEELKKLKNTKTVTKQGKRIEVVGNIGKPEDVHQVLENGGDGVGLFRTEFLYMDREDMPTEDEQFESYKYVAEKLEGKPVVIRTLDIGGDKQLPYLPLPKEMNPFLGYRAIRLCLDKKDVFKIQLRALLRASAYGNIKIMFPMISCVKEFLDAKAVLKECMEELKAEGKAYNENLEVGMMVEIPAAAVAADEFMKYADFFSIGTNDLIQYTLAADRMNEKVSYLYDPLHPAILALIKNTIEASHRAGKWCGMCGEVAGDERVIPILVEYGLDEFSMSATSILKSKQIIMNTEI
- a CDS encoding tetratricopeptide repeat protein, producing the protein MDKSIKFYKRSIELYEKGYIDKAINICNKSVGINRKNKSSMSFLGLLYYLKGDLNLAKKNWDMNYKYNKDMVSKKYLENIEQDKIRYKLYIEAVRFYNKLKINEALEILNKCEDSDFNSINVHNYLCFCHIKKGNYEKAIISLDKVLSLDRKNAIALENKKMLVNYGIMKRKISLNRVSIWIALLVVIVASSFAVKNLYFNNKKAQISVNNKVYKDEHKKNKESLKTTSTKKEKEKTNTKIKENKEIVKKKTVAESSKTDKFNMDAVKKYCDNSDFNSLYNYINLYKRNSLTINEKVAYDKGVELLKTKGVEYFYNNSLENIKSHRVNEAKTSLIKAYSYSKGSFLREHIVYFLGDTYEKDEDAKNALKYYSEYYKDNPKGSYIEAVIYKLAILNNYEDKTLSKNMQKS
- the trxA gene encoding thioredoxin; the protein is MVKEIKSNSFNDEVLKENVPVVVDFWASWCGPCKMLGPVIEEVSKEIDNKAKFVKVNVDENPDLAQQYGIASIPTVMVFKGGAIVDNMVGFRPKNELKKVIERHI